The following coding sequences lie in one Metallumcola ferriviriculae genomic window:
- a CDS encoding carbon starvation CstA family protein — MNSLIIAVLAYVGFIIAYRTYGTYLSKRIFNLDPNRQTPAHEFEDGMDFVPTKKEILFGHHFTSIAGAAPIVGPAIAVMWGWVPALLWVVFGSIFMGAVHDFGALVLSARHQGRSVSDITKDLIGPRARTLFLLLTMFALLIVIAVFGLVIAVLFTSYPQSVLPIWFEIPIAIAVGYYLYKKSGNSTLAGLVAVVLMYVFVIIGVYFPIEIPAFIGGNIIYTWVVILLIYAYIASTLPVWVLLQPRDYINSHQLYVGLGLMFLGLVVSHPPIVAPAVNMNVADGPAFLPFLFITIACGALSGFHSMAASGTTVKQLDNETDAKAIGYGAMLMEGALAVMAILAATAGFKSLEAWNGHYASWAAASGLGAKVGAFVEGGATFVNGLGIPLDIATGVLAVLVVSFASTTLDSATRIQRYIIAELAEDLNIKVFTKRHPATLLAVVSAFILASINGGKGGLILWPLFGATNQLMAGLALLVVTVWLLKLKKPTAIAMVPMIFIIFMTSWAMLINVRNFIASGNTLLLVLSVLMIALEIWVIIEAIFVYSSTKKTIMDENIKA; from the coding sequence TTGAACTCTCTTATTATTGCTGTACTGGCTTATGTAGGTTTTATCATTGCTTACCGCACATATGGTACGTATTTAAGCAAACGCATTTTCAATCTAGATCCAAATAGGCAGACTCCGGCCCACGAGTTTGAAGACGGTATGGACTTTGTACCCACCAAAAAGGAAATCTTATTTGGTCATCATTTTACTAGTATTGCCGGGGCTGCGCCCATTGTCGGGCCGGCTATTGCCGTAATGTGGGGGTGGGTGCCGGCGCTATTATGGGTTGTCTTTGGTTCAATTTTTATGGGTGCAGTGCATGATTTTGGTGCATTGGTATTATCAGCCAGACACCAGGGACGATCAGTCAGCGATATTACAAAAGATTTAATCGGCCCTCGGGCCAGAACGCTCTTCTTACTGCTTACAATGTTTGCCCTTTTGATAGTTATTGCGGTATTTGGATTGGTAATCGCTGTTCTCTTTACTTCTTATCCTCAGAGTGTACTGCCTATCTGGTTTGAGATACCAATTGCCATTGCTGTAGGCTATTATCTTTATAAGAAGTCGGGTAACAGCACTTTGGCCGGATTGGTGGCTGTTGTCTTAATGTACGTATTTGTGATTATTGGGGTATATTTTCCCATCGAAATACCGGCATTTATTGGCGGAAATATTATTTATACTTGGGTAGTTATCTTATTAATATACGCATATATCGCTTCAACCCTGCCGGTGTGGGTGCTGCTTCAACCCCGCGATTATATCAATTCCCACCAATTATATGTCGGTTTGGGATTGATGTTCTTAGGACTGGTGGTCAGTCACCCGCCAATTGTGGCACCTGCAGTTAATATGAATGTGGCCGACGGGCCGGCATTTTTACCATTTTTATTCATCACCATCGCCTGCGGGGCCCTGTCCGGATTTCACAGCATGGCGGCATCAGGTACCACGGTTAAGCAGCTAGACAACGAAACCGATGCCAAAGCTATTGGTTATGGTGCTATGCTGATGGAAGGTGCCCTGGCTGTTATGGCTATTTTGGCAGCGACTGCCGGGTTTAAGTCGTTGGAGGCCTGGAATGGGCATTATGCCAGTTGGGCAGCTGCCTCCGGTCTTGGGGCAAAGGTAGGTGCTTTTGTGGAAGGTGGAGCAACTTTCGTAAACGGGTTGGGTATCCCCTTGGATATCGCCACGGGCGTTCTAGCGGTGCTGGTAGTCAGCTTTGCCTCTACCACCCTGGATTCTGCCACCAGAATTCAGCGGTATATTATTGCCGAGTTGGCGGAAGACCTCAATATTAAGGTATTTACTAAGAGGCACCCGGCCACACTGTTGGCGGTAGTAAGCGCCTTTATTCTTGCTTCCATTAACGGTGGTAAAGGAGGCTTAATCCTGTGGCCGTTATTTGGTGCTACCAACCAGTTAATGGCGGGCTTGGCTTTATTGGTAGTTACCGTATGGCTGCTGAAATTGAAAAAGCCCACGGCAATCGCCATGGTGCCCATGATATTTATTATCTTTATGACATCCTGGGCCATGCTCATCAATGTACGTAATTTCATTGCCAGCGGAAATACGCTGCTGTTGGTGCTCAGTGTATTGATGATAGCTTTGGAGATTTGGGTAATTATTGAGGCGATTTTTGTCTATAGCAGTACTAAGAAAACAATAATGGATGAAAATATTAAGGCTTAG
- a CDS encoding proton-conducting transporter membrane subunit, which produces MVESAQMMLIAISVFGIGAFSGLLLGRKSRLNKELPLIMAGLGSGFFLVLALENLLLGVQVELLLPTGLPFGSFSLVIDKLAAFFVLLTSIMGLLVSLFSWGYMEGLREKHNLGYIGFLYNLFLLSMFLVVTVANGFWFLVVWEVMSVTSLLLVLVEHQLKEVRQAGFIYGVMTHFGTAFIIAAFMILFIQAGTFDFSGFKAISQNIDLRLAGMVFMASTIGFSTKAGVIPLHVWLPRAHPAAPSNISALMSGVMVKTAIYGMLRFYFDLLPSGPPWWGISLISIGVVSALLGVIYTVVQQDIKKLLAYSTVENMGILFTGIGLALVFRAQGLPSWAAFAMIAVLYHAINHAVFKGLLFMGAGSVLHVTHTKDMEKLGGLIHKMPYTSFFMLIGVMAVMALPPLNGFMGEWLLFQALLGLSWNQLGTISYVGGPILITIIALTGGLVLASFVRMYGITFLALPRSSQAQDAVEVPGTMSSSMGVCAALCILLGIFPGVVVSILSGISLALIGDQKVTSGDLLEQLTMTTGQIYPLIIWTSLILLVPVIVMVTRLLGGKTTRRRAETWSGGVSANHYMEYTGAAFAEPLRIIFARVLQPHREVLPNADQAPYFSSGLCYREKVVSVVEIYLYRPVMSIFYQTCKYVQWMQTGNLHTYLTYMFITLVLVLLFTR; this is translated from the coding sequence GTGGTGGAGTCAGCACAGATGATGTTAATTGCTATAAGTGTTTTTGGAATTGGTGCCTTTAGCGGTTTATTACTGGGTAGAAAAAGTAGGCTTAATAAAGAACTGCCTCTAATAATGGCGGGACTGGGCAGTGGTTTTTTTTTGGTTTTAGCTTTGGAAAATTTACTGCTAGGAGTACAGGTGGAGTTACTACTGCCAACAGGACTTCCTTTCGGATCTTTTAGTTTAGTAATTGATAAACTAGCAGCTTTTTTTGTACTCTTGACCTCGATAATGGGTTTATTGGTTAGCCTCTTTTCTTGGGGGTATATGGAGGGGTTACGTGAAAAACATAATTTAGGTTACATAGGTTTTTTGTATAATTTATTTCTTTTATCTATGTTTTTGGTGGTTACTGTGGCTAATGGTTTTTGGTTTTTAGTGGTTTGGGAGGTCATGTCGGTAACATCTTTGCTGCTGGTGTTGGTTGAACACCAGCTTAAGGAAGTGCGCCAAGCGGGTTTTATCTATGGAGTAATGACTCATTTTGGTACAGCCTTTATCATTGCCGCTTTTATGATTCTCTTTATCCAGGCAGGAACCTTTGACTTTTCAGGCTTTAAAGCGATTAGCCAGAATATTGACCTGCGATTAGCCGGAATGGTCTTTATGGCTAGTACAATTGGCTTTAGTACAAAAGCTGGTGTAATCCCTCTGCATGTCTGGCTGCCCCGGGCCCATCCGGCTGCACCCAGTAATATTTCAGCTTTAATGTCCGGAGTCATGGTTAAAACGGCTATCTATGGGATGCTGCGATTTTACTTTGACCTGTTACCTAGTGGCCCGCCTTGGTGGGGAATAAGCTTGATCTCTATAGGGGTTGTTTCAGCTCTGTTAGGAGTAATTTATACAGTTGTCCAACAGGATATTAAAAAACTTTTGGCCTACAGTACGGTGGAGAATATGGGGATATTATTTACCGGAATTGGACTAGCCCTTGTTTTTAGGGCCCAGGGGCTGCCAAGTTGGGCAGCTTTTGCCATGATAGCAGTTCTTTATCATGCCATAAATCACGCTGTTTTTAAAGGACTGCTTTTTATGGGTGCAGGTTCTGTTTTACATGTCACCCATACTAAGGATATGGAAAAGCTGGGTGGCTTAATTCATAAGATGCCTTATACATCGTTTTTCATGTTGATAGGGGTAATGGCAGTAATGGCGCTGCCGCCTCTCAATGGTTTCATGGGTGAGTGGTTGCTCTTCCAAGCTTTACTAGGGTTAAGCTGGAATCAGCTAGGTACCATTAGTTATGTCGGTGGCCCAATTTTAATCACAATTATTGCTTTGACTGGGGGGTTGGTTTTGGCCAGCTTTGTAAGGATGTATGGCATTACCTTTCTGGCGTTACCGCGAAGTTCCCAGGCGCAAGATGCTGTTGAAGTACCCGGAACTATGAGTTCAAGTATGGGGGTTTGCGCAGCACTGTGCATATTGCTAGGAATATTTCCTGGTGTAGTAGTGAGTATACTATCGGGAATTAGTTTAGCTTTAATCGGAGACCAAAAGGTGACTTCAGGAGACTTACTTGAACAGTTGACCATGACCACCGGGCAGATTTATCCACTTATAATATGGACTTCACTCATTTTGCTTGTTCCGGTCATCGTAATGGTCACTAGATTGCTTGGCGGTAAAACAACCAGGCGCAGAGCGGAGACTTGGTCTGGCGGAGTTTCAGCAAATCACTATATGGAATATACAGGTGCTGCTTTTGCCGAACCCCTCAGGATAATTTTTGCGCGGGTGTTACAACCCCATCGAGAGGTTTTGCCTAATGCTGATCAGGCACCCTATTTTTCCAGCGGTCTATGTTACCGGGAAAAAGTAGTTTCAGTCGTTGAAATTTACTTATACCGTCCTGTGATGAGTATTTTCTATCAAACATGTAAATATGTACAGTGGATGCAAACAGGTAATCTTCATACTTATTTGACTTATATGTTTATTACTCTTGTATTAGTTTTGTTGTTTACCAGATAG